Proteins encoded together in one Acholeplasma hippikon window:
- a CDS encoding LemA family protein, which yields MNKTKIIIYSVCGFFALLIALFLGTWIGANNQASEYDELMYFRKTQIYVAIDNRYSKVLAYQATIQTADNQILTQLGLITQAREAFADAVANQASPDELEQEFTALESMFVTLVSYMEDNPSNWTTVGITSAFLAEYNASTNSVSFAINQYNETVFLYNSFLRKFPNNVFAFGFELKNAYSLPSEFVTVLPYA from the coding sequence TTGAATAAAACAAAAATAATTATTTATAGTGTATGCGGATTCTTCGCACTTTTGATTGCGCTTTTTTTAGGGACTTGGATTGGGGCTAACAACCAAGCAAGTGAATATGATGAGTTGATGTACTTTAGAAAAACTCAAATTTATGTTGCTATTGATAACAGATATAGTAAAGTATTAGCTTATCAAGCGACTATACAAACAGCTGATAATCAAATCTTAACCCAGTTAGGATTGATTACACAAGCTCGTGAAGCTTTTGCTGATGCTGTAGCTAATCAAGCATCACCTGATGAACTTGAACAAGAATTTACTGCATTAGAATCGATGTTTGTTACGCTAGTTTCTTATATGGAAGATAATCCATCAAACTGGACAACAGTTGGTATTACTTCAGCATTCTTAGCTGAGTATAATGCATCTACAAATTCTGTTTCATTTGCTATTAACCAATATAATGAAACTGTCTTTTTATATAATTCATTCCTTAGAAAGTTTCCAAATAATGTCTTCGCTTTTGGATTTGAATTAAAAAACGCCTATTCATTACCTTCTGAGTTTGTTACTGTTCTACCCTACGCATAA
- a CDS encoding DUF1492 domain-containing protein: protein MNVKEYLSRYHETEEKILKLQQIVAEYLRLANTIPGVNLDQIRVDGTRKLDAPFVKWIHKALEVEDEIKELTNSLETIKNEILDCISALKNPEYERLLIYRYIDLLNWQIIADKMFISVSTLKRWHNNSLELLKK, encoded by the coding sequence ATGAATGTAAAAGAATACTTAAGTCGATATCATGAAACTGAAGAGAAAATTCTAAAACTACAGCAAATAGTCGCTGAATACTTACGACTAGCAAATACAATCCCAGGTGTTAACTTAGACCAAATTCGAGTCGATGGAACTAGAAAGCTCGATGCTCCATTTGTTAAGTGGATCCATAAAGCATTGGAAGTAGAAGATGAAATCAAAGAACTAACAAATAGTCTTGAAACTATCAAAAACGAAATCTTAGATTGTATCTCTGCACTTAAAAATCCAGAGTACGAAAGATTGCTGATTTACAGATACATTGATTTGTTAAATTGGCAAATAATAGCTGACAAAATGTTTATATCAGTGTCAACTTTAAAAAGATGGCATAATAATTCATTGGAACTACTAAAAAAATAA
- a CDS encoding RusA family crossover junction endodeoxyribonuclease yields the protein MKLFLLMESPTVTAQQAKVAVVGNRPMFYKPEKVKAARQMLIKHLRPFKPDTPYEGPLELHVIWKFPRGKRHKNFEWRITKPDTDNLQKMLKDCMTEVGFWKDDALVVKEIAEKVWSDEPTGISIEIEVFEKFKEEAG from the coding sequence ATGAAGTTATTTTTATTGATGGAATCACCTACTGTGACAGCTCAGCAAGCAAAGGTAGCGGTGGTTGGAAATAGACCAATGTTTTATAAGCCAGAGAAAGTAAAAGCAGCAAGGCAGATGCTCATTAAACATTTAAGACCATTCAAGCCTGATACACCATATGAAGGACCGCTTGAGTTACATGTCATTTGGAAGTTTCCAAGAGGTAAAAGGCATAAGAACTTTGAATGGCGAATAACAAAACCTGATACAGACAATCTTCAAAAGATGCTCAAAGACTGTATGACTGAAGTAGGGTTCTGGAAGGATGATGCATTAGTGGTTAAAGAAATAGCCGAGAAGGTTTGGTCAGATGAACCAACTGGTATTTCGATTGAAATTGAAGTATTTGAAAAGTTTAAGGAGGAAGCAGGATGA
- a CDS encoding Mu transposase domain-containing protein encodes MKEKVQTIFETGEVVKTYIPTLTLSWSRANFRKLTLDTKVETLLSFLAESFEEMGGVPKTLVIDNLKQFVEKPRTSNSEALLTAKFIEFCKDYDIKPLPSMPYRPQTKGKTETQNKVVDQLKNYNGKYKDLMHVHEILAIINKEDNESISQATKFPRVFLLEKEKGDLNPLPRKEIRQKYHLKLNEVKVSNESLISYKQNKYSVPKKFIGSKVGLSVKGHELHIYYNNKIITIHQISNNLLNIKNEHDLMYENYHKKLEDKPNETIMNEMRHINYD; translated from the coding sequence ATGAAAGAAAAGGTGCAAACCATCTTCGAAACAGGTGAAGTGGTTAAAACATATATACCAACATTAACACTATCATGGTCTAGAGCCAATTTTAGGAAATTAACACTTGATACAAAGGTTGAAACACTTCTGTCATTTTTAGCAGAAAGCTTTGAAGAGATGGGTGGTGTGCCAAAGACTTTAGTGATTGATAACTTAAAACAGTTCGTAGAAAAACCTAGAACGAGTAATAGTGAGGCTCTATTAACTGCTAAGTTTATAGAGTTCTGTAAAGACTATGATATCAAACCACTGCCATCGATGCCATATCGCCCACAAACCAAAGGTAAGACAGAGACTCAAAACAAAGTTGTAGATCAATTAAAGAACTATAACGGAAAGTATAAGGATTTAATGCATGTGCATGAGATACTAGCAATCATTAACAAAGAAGATAATGAATCTATTTCACAAGCAACCAAGTTTCCAAGAGTATTTTTATTAGAAAAAGAAAAAGGTGACTTAAATCCACTTCCCAGAAAAGAAATTAGACAAAAGTATCACCTCAAGTTAAATGAAGTTAAAGTATCCAATGAATCTTTAATCAGCTACAAACAAAATAAATATTCTGTTCCCAAGAAATTTATTGGTTCAAAGGTAGGATTAAGTGTCAAAGGTCATGAACTTCATATCTATTATAACAATAAAATAATCACAATTCACCAGATATCTAATAATTTATTAAATATTAAAAATGAACATGATTTAATGTATGAAAATTATCATAAGAAATTAGAAGATAAACCAAATGAAACAATAATGAACGAAATGAGGCATATTAACTATGATTAA
- a CDS encoding IS3 family transposase encodes MSVVESFFGTLKCETIYLQKVKSLSDLIRTIDEYIHWYNHDRIKLTLGGYSPIQYRLMNQQMI; translated from the coding sequence ATGTCAGTGGTTGAAAGTTTCTTCGGGACGCTTAAATGCGAAACCATCTACTTACAAAAGGTTAAATCTTTATCTGATTTAATTAGAACAATTGATGAGTATATCCATTGGTATAATCACGATAGAATAAAATTAACTCTAGGTGGCTATTCACCTATTCAATATAGGTTAATGAATCAACAAATGATATAA